A part of Vulpes lagopus strain Blue_001 chromosome 4, ASM1834538v1, whole genome shotgun sequence genomic DNA contains:
- the TM6SF1 gene encoding transmembrane 6 superfamily member 1 isoform X1 yields the protein MNTQRHCSLHARTCVSFSPKSGNCRRQRRSEQRRVSASWPPAQLTPPYPDLGHGHWTQKGKEPDPGQQQVSEHQGVNRGFGLCTESCLLPAVGCSQRRSKVSGSSVPPVRGPRAPHADDPAALPARTPRVWLDPGAPRWPTTGSRPRAPRPPGRAPRGTPVPAGSVFPSPGPARPGPGPRPRPRPARLHGPPRGCGPARRGGAAEGAARDAPKGTAEGRGRCRKPGRGAARDALKGERRGGGDECVCGHRGLRAVPLGHPGHLCLQPPGGPARFLDDCRGCCPNLAPGRPAGSCPRQKKTTPGPPVLWCPLGESTWAVLLRSITQTKVLLCRRDLLLLHLDKAHGVFWKRLKTSHCFCVCSFRIHQRGEPHHRTGTGWNH from the exons TGTCAGTTTCAGTCCAAAAAGTGGGAATTGCAGGAGACAGCGGCGTTCCGAGCAGCGCAGGGTGAGCGCTTCGTGGCCACCAGCTCAGCTAACCCCACCCTACCCTGACCTGGGTCACGGCCATTGGACACAGAAGGGAAAAGAGCCTGACCCAGGTCAACAGCAAGTGAGCGAGCACCAGGGTGTGAACCGGGGATTCGGACTCTGCACCGAGTCGTGCCTGCTGCCCGCTGTTGGCTGCTCTCAGAGAAGGTCCAAGGTTTCAGGATCCTCCGTGCCTCCTGTCCGTGGGCCTAGGGCTCCCCACGCGGACGATCCCGCGGCCCTTCCCGCTCGGACACCCCGGGTCTGGCTCGACCCCGGAGCCCCCCGGTGGCCCACGACCGGCTCCCGGccgcgcgctccccgccccccagggcgCGCGCCTCGGGGGACACCTGTCCCGGCCGGGTCTGTCTTCCcctcccccggcccggcccggcccggccccggcccccgcccccgcccccgccccgcgcggctgCACGGACCCCCCCGCGGCTGCGGGCCGGCGCGTCGAGGGGGCGCTGCTGAGGGCGCGGCGCGGGACGCCCCGAAGGGCACGGCCGAGGGGCGCGGGCGCTGCCGGAAGCCGGGGCGGGGCGCCGCGCGGGATGCGCTGAAGGGCgagcggcgcggcggcggcgatGAGTGCGTCTGCGGCCACCGGGGTCTTCGTGCTGTCCCTCTCGGCCATCCCGGTCACCTATGTCTTCAACCACCTGGCGGCCCAGCACGA TTCCTGGACGATTGTAGGGGTTGCTGCCCTAATCTTGCTCCTGGTCGCCCTGCTGGCTCGTGTCCTCGTCAAAAGAAAACCACCCCGGGACCCCCTGTTCTATG GTGTCCTCTTGGAGAGAGCACTTGGGCAGTGCTGCTGAGATCCATAACACAGACGAAGGTCCTTTTGTGCAGGAGGGACCTTCTGTTACTCCATCTTGACAAGGCCCACGGTGTCTtctggaaaagattaaaaacaagtcATTGTTTTTG TGTATGCAGTTTTCGGATTCACCAGCGTGGTGAACCTCATCATAGGACTGGAACAGGATGGAATCATTGA
- the TM6SF1 gene encoding transmembrane 6 superfamily member 1 isoform X4 produces MNTQRHCSLHARTCVSFSPKSGNCRRQRRSEQRRVSASWPPAQLTPPYPDLGHGHWTQKGKEPDPGQQQVSEHQGVNRGFGLCTESCLLPAVGCSQRRSKVSGSSVPPVRGPRAPHADDPAALPARTPRVWLDPGAPRWPTTGSRPRAPRPPGRAPRGTPVPAGSVFPSPGPARPGPGPRPRPRPARLHGPPRGCGPARRGGAAEGAARDAPKGTAEGRGRCRKPGRGAARDALKGERRGGGDECVCGHRGLRAVPLGHPGHLCLQPPGGPARFLDDCRGCCPNLAPGRPAGSCPRQKKTTPGPPVLCVCSFRIHQRGEPHHRTGTGWNH; encoded by the exons TGTCAGTTTCAGTCCAAAAAGTGGGAATTGCAGGAGACAGCGGCGTTCCGAGCAGCGCAGGGTGAGCGCTTCGTGGCCACCAGCTCAGCTAACCCCACCCTACCCTGACCTGGGTCACGGCCATTGGACACAGAAGGGAAAAGAGCCTGACCCAGGTCAACAGCAAGTGAGCGAGCACCAGGGTGTGAACCGGGGATTCGGACTCTGCACCGAGTCGTGCCTGCTGCCCGCTGTTGGCTGCTCTCAGAGAAGGTCCAAGGTTTCAGGATCCTCCGTGCCTCCTGTCCGTGGGCCTAGGGCTCCCCACGCGGACGATCCCGCGGCCCTTCCCGCTCGGACACCCCGGGTCTGGCTCGACCCCGGAGCCCCCCGGTGGCCCACGACCGGCTCCCGGccgcgcgctccccgccccccagggcgCGCGCCTCGGGGGACACCTGTCCCGGCCGGGTCTGTCTTCCcctcccccggcccggcccggcccggccccggcccccgcccccgcccccgccccgcgcggctgCACGGACCCCCCCGCGGCTGCGGGCCGGCGCGTCGAGGGGGCGCTGCTGAGGGCGCGGCGCGGGACGCCCCGAAGGGCACGGCCGAGGGGCGCGGGCGCTGCCGGAAGCCGGGGCGGGGCGCCGCGCGGGATGCGCTGAAGGGCgagcggcgcggcggcggcgatGAGTGCGTCTGCGGCCACCGGGGTCTTCGTGCTGTCCCTCTCGGCCATCCCGGTCACCTATGTCTTCAACCACCTGGCGGCCCAGCACGA TTCCTGGACGATTGTAGGGGTTGCTGCCCTAATCTTGCTCCTGGTCGCCCTGCTGGCTCGTGTCCTCGTCAAAAGAAAACCACCCCGGGACCCCCTGTTCTATG TGTATGCAGTTTTCGGATTCACCAGCGTGGTGAACCTCATCATAGGACTGGAACAGGATGGAATCATTGA